In Robbsia sp. KACC 23696, a single window of DNA contains:
- a CDS encoding aspartate aminotransferase family protein, translated as MTRDNAAYTAFRQQHVPRGVVTAHPIFADRAAGSELWDVEGRRYIDFVGGIGVQNIGHSHPKVIAAVQEQLTRVTHAAFQVVGYDVYVELAAKLNKLVGGDTPYKTFFSTTGAEAVENAIKIARAHRNVPGVIAFRGGFHGRTLLGSTLTGMSTPYKQNFGPLAGEVFHTPYPDDYRGFSAADAIRALEDLFATQIAPERVAAIILEPVQGDGGFLSAGKAFMQSLRALTQEHGIVLILDEVQAGFGRTGSMFGFQQFGIQPDLVTVAKSLAGGLPLSGVVGRAELMDAPTPGGLGGTYAGNPLACAAALAVLNVFETENILEKGQALGERLRTGLQRIADASPEVGIVRGVGPMVALEFVKNGDPFQPDANFNQAVIDRCREQGLLVIKCGVHRNTLRLLAPLNTPLAIADEALAILESAVAHCRAA; from the coding sequence ATGACCCGCGATAACGCCGCCTACACCGCCTTCCGCCAGCAACACGTGCCGCGCGGAGTGGTCACCGCTCACCCGATCTTCGCCGACAGGGCTGCCGGTTCGGAATTGTGGGATGTCGAAGGCCGACGCTATATCGACTTCGTCGGCGGCATCGGCGTACAGAATATCGGTCACTCGCATCCGAAGGTGATCGCGGCGGTCCAGGAACAGTTGACGCGCGTCACGCACGCGGCCTTCCAAGTGGTGGGCTATGACGTCTACGTCGAACTGGCCGCCAAGCTCAATAAGCTCGTGGGGGGCGATACCCCGTACAAGACGTTCTTCTCGACGACCGGCGCCGAAGCCGTGGAAAACGCGATCAAGATCGCGCGCGCGCACCGCAACGTACCCGGCGTCATCGCCTTCCGCGGCGGCTTCCATGGCCGCACCTTGCTAGGTTCGACGCTGACCGGCATGAGCACGCCATACAAGCAGAACTTCGGTCCCTTGGCCGGTGAAGTGTTCCACACGCCCTATCCGGACGACTATCGCGGCTTCAGCGCCGCCGATGCCATTCGTGCGCTGGAAGACTTGTTCGCGACGCAGATCGCGCCGGAGCGCGTGGCGGCAATCATTCTAGAGCCGGTACAAGGCGACGGCGGCTTCCTGTCCGCCGGCAAGGCTTTCATGCAGTCGCTGCGCGCATTGACGCAAGAACACGGCATCGTGCTGATTCTCGACGAAGTGCAAGCCGGTTTCGGCCGCACCGGATCGATGTTCGGCTTCCAGCAATTCGGCATTCAGCCGGATCTGGTGACGGTGGCGAAGTCCCTGGCCGGCGGCCTGCCGCTGTCCGGCGTGGTGGGTCGGGCCGAGTTGATGGATGCGCCGACGCCGGGCGGCCTGGGGGGCACCTATGCGGGCAATCCGCTGGCCTGCGCCGCCGCGCTGGCGGTGCTGAATGTTTTCGAGACGGAAAACATCCTGGAAAAAGGGCAGGCATTGGGCGAACGGCTGCGCACCGGCTTGCAGCGGATTGCCGACGCATCGCCGGAGGTCGGCATCGTGCGCGGCGTCGGCCCGATGGTCGCGCTGGAGTTCGTCAAGAACGGCGACCCGTTTCAACCGGACGCGAACTTCAATCAGGCGGTGATCGATCGTTGCCGCGAACAAGGTCTGCTGGTGATCAAATGCGGCGTGCATCGCAACACGCTGCGCCTGCTCGCACCACTCAACACGCCGTTGGCGATCGCCGATGAAGCATTGGCAATTCTGGAAAGCGCGGTCGCGCATTGCCGCGCCGCCTGA
- a CDS encoding zinc-binding alcohol dehydrogenase family protein, with protein sequence MKAAVVVEAGALPRYRDFDEPVAAAGQVLIEVRASALSQLARGKAAGTHYSSTGRFPFVAGVDGVGLREDGKPVYFFGVPAPFGAMAQRTIVPESMCVPLPDGLDVAVAAALAIPGMSSWAALQARAGFVRGEVVLINGATGASGRLAVQIAKHLGARKVIATGRHAPTLAALARIGADVVVSLEQDDAALAEALKPHLAEGVDVVLDYLWGPSARTILTTAAKALPESYPMRFVEIGSIGGGELSLPGAVLRASAITLLGSGIGSVPMAGLLRSIHGVLHAALPAKLEIDIATAPLSALADHWASEGRARIVFLTDQ encoded by the coding sequence ATGAAAGCAGCAGTGGTGGTGGAGGCGGGCGCCCTTCCGCGCTATCGGGACTTCGATGAACCGGTCGCGGCGGCGGGACAGGTGCTGATCGAGGTGCGCGCGTCGGCGCTGAGCCAATTGGCGAGGGGCAAGGCGGCGGGCACGCATTATTCTTCGACCGGGCGTTTCCCGTTTGTCGCCGGTGTCGACGGGGTGGGCTTGCGCGAGGACGGCAAGCCGGTGTATTTCTTCGGCGTACCGGCGCCGTTCGGCGCGATGGCGCAGCGCACGATCGTGCCGGAGTCGATGTGCGTCCCGCTGCCGGACGGCCTCGATGTCGCCGTCGCCGCGGCGCTGGCCATCCCGGGGATGTCGTCGTGGGCGGCATTGCAGGCGCGCGCCGGATTCGTCCGTGGCGAGGTCGTGCTGATCAACGGGGCGACCGGCGCATCGGGACGCCTGGCCGTGCAGATCGCCAAGCACCTTGGCGCGCGCAAGGTCATCGCTACGGGCCGGCATGCGCCCACGTTGGCCGCGCTGGCGCGGATCGGAGCCGACGTCGTCGTGTCGCTGGAGCAGGACGACGCGGCGCTCGCCGAGGCGCTGAAGCCGCATCTGGCCGAGGGTGTCGATGTCGTGCTCGACTACCTTTGGGGACCGAGCGCGCGGACGATACTGACCACCGCGGCGAAAGCGCTGCCGGAAAGCTATCCGATGCGTTTCGTGGAAATCGGATCCATCGGCGGCGGCGAGCTGTCCCTGCCGGGCGCGGTGTTGCGGGCATCGGCGATCACGTTGCTGGGCAGTGGTATCGGCAGCGTCCCGATGGCAGGCTTGCTGCGATCGATCCATGGCGTGTTGCACGCCGCCTTGCCGGCGAAATTGGAGATCGATATCGCCACGGCGCCCTTGTCGGCGCTGGCCGACCACTGGGCGTCGGAAGGACGCGCGCGGATTGTGTTTTTAACGGATCAGTGA
- a CDS encoding FAD-binding and (Fe-S)-binding domain-containing protein: protein MNASPTPRSADLNKMMTLRHRLQTETTAEVRFDAATRAIYASEASNYRQPPIGVVVPRTAADFETTVRLCAELGIAMLPRGAGTSMCGQAVNDAICIDHSKYLHAIESIDADARHAIVQPGVICDQLKKAAAKHGLTFGPDPATHSRCTLGGMIGNNSCGAHSVMAGKTVENIERLEILTATGARFWVGPTDEAAYAAHIAAGGEEARIVAGLRDLATRYADDIRAGFPKLKRRVSGYNLDQLLPENGFNIARALVGSEGTLATTLRAQTTLVEGRPERVLVVLGFETIFDAADSVPDLLPLGAIAMEGLDQGIIGGLKALRLKLDDIAELPAGDAWLLIEFGATTRAEAIAQAQAMADAAQHFPQRPSVRFVDDPALMNRLWTIRETGASATALSQIPGAPDPVVGWEDAAVEPSLLGPYLREFTALVARYGYKTNLYGHFGDGCIHSRITFDLRSQTGVTEWRGFLEEAARLVVKYKGSLSGEHGDGQAKGEFLPLMYTPTLMQAFREFKALWDPQHLMNPGKLIDAMPADANLRMGPGYRRGDIAGAFTYPMAEKPAANDGTDRATAVATDRGYGRETERCIGMGKCRSLDAGTMCPSFKATREERYSTRGRARLFFEMLNGEVISESRDAEAVKESMDLCLSCKGCKNDCPTHVDIPKYRAEFLHRYYQTRRRAPMDAAVGRIGNWLPLATRVSGVLNGVMRNPVVKRAARRFGLAENARFPDIAAKAFRNGGTAKGLKADWSDGFAPGDVVVWTDTFNNGFTPHVLEAAVQVVHATGGTPRLTPRHVCCGRPLYDVGLLDQARTQLRDILDMMQAPLAANVPILVLEPSCLSVFRDEMRALIADDPRAEKLAAACITMAEYAQRHGVRVDTPADDAVHVHPHCHQRACGGAGAEKQIGAKVLDTGCCGMAGAFGYHEKTAAVARTVGERELLPKLTPLPADSTVVADGFSCRTQIKRLSGRSARHLAEVLAESLASAAKTAKTGHADAATAIDQTAGAIDSPAETTL, encoded by the coding sequence ATGAATGCGTCCCCCACGCCGCGCAGTGCCGATCTGAACAAAATGATGACGCTACGTCATCGGCTACAGACCGAAACCACCGCGGAGGTCCGTTTCGACGCTGCCACGCGGGCCATTTATGCGTCGGAGGCATCGAACTATCGTCAGCCGCCGATCGGCGTCGTCGTGCCCCGCACGGCGGCGGATTTCGAGACGACGGTACGCCTCTGCGCGGAACTGGGTATCGCCATGCTACCGCGCGGCGCCGGCACCTCGATGTGCGGCCAGGCCGTCAACGATGCCATCTGCATCGATCATTCCAAATACCTGCATGCGATCGAATCGATCGATGCCGACGCCCGGCACGCCATCGTGCAACCGGGCGTCATCTGCGACCAGCTGAAGAAGGCCGCAGCCAAACACGGGCTGACGTTCGGCCCCGACCCCGCCACGCATAGCCGCTGCACGCTGGGCGGCATGATCGGCAACAATTCCTGCGGCGCGCATTCGGTGATGGCGGGCAAGACGGTCGAGAACATCGAACGTCTCGAAATTCTCACGGCCACCGGCGCGCGCTTCTGGGTCGGTCCGACCGATGAAGCCGCCTACGCGGCGCATATCGCCGCGGGCGGCGAAGAGGCGCGCATCGTGGCCGGCCTGCGCGATCTGGCGACACGGTATGCCGACGACATCCGCGCGGGCTTCCCGAAGCTCAAGCGCCGCGTGTCGGGCTATAACCTCGACCAGTTGCTGCCGGAAAACGGTTTCAATATCGCCCGCGCACTGGTCGGCAGCGAAGGCACGCTCGCCACAACCTTGCGCGCGCAGACCACGCTGGTCGAAGGCCGGCCCGAGCGCGTACTCGTCGTGCTTGGTTTCGAGACGATTTTCGATGCCGCGGACAGCGTGCCGGATCTGCTGCCGCTGGGCGCGATCGCCATGGAAGGGCTCGACCAAGGCATCATCGGTGGCCTGAAAGCGCTGCGCCTGAAGCTCGACGACATCGCCGAACTGCCGGCAGGCGATGCCTGGCTACTGATCGAATTCGGTGCGACCACCCGTGCCGAAGCGATCGCGCAGGCCCAGGCGATGGCCGATGCGGCACAGCACTTCCCGCAGCGCCCGAGCGTGCGCTTCGTCGACGACCCCGCCTTGATGAACCGCCTGTGGACGATTCGCGAGACGGGCGCATCGGCCACCGCGCTGTCTCAAATTCCCGGCGCGCCGGACCCGGTCGTGGGATGGGAGGATGCCGCCGTCGAGCCGTCCTTGCTCGGCCCCTATCTGCGCGAATTCACCGCCCTGGTCGCGCGCTATGGCTACAAGACCAATCTCTACGGTCATTTCGGCGACGGCTGCATTCATTCCCGCATCACCTTCGATCTGCGCTCGCAGACCGGCGTAACGGAATGGCGCGGCTTCCTGGAAGAAGCGGCGCGCCTCGTCGTCAAATACAAGGGCTCGCTGTCCGGCGAGCATGGCGATGGTCAAGCGAAGGGAGAATTCCTGCCGCTGATGTACACGCCTACCTTGATGCAAGCGTTCCGCGAATTCAAGGCGCTGTGGGATCCGCAACACTTGATGAACCCCGGCAAGCTGATCGACGCCATGCCGGCCGATGCGAATCTCCGCATGGGTCCCGGTTATCGGCGCGGCGACATCGCCGGTGCCTTCACCTATCCGATGGCGGAGAAACCCGCCGCCAACGACGGCACGGACCGTGCGACGGCCGTAGCGACGGACCGCGGCTATGGACGCGAAACCGAACGATGCATCGGCATGGGGAAATGTCGCTCGCTCGACGCCGGCACAATGTGCCCGAGCTTCAAAGCCACGCGCGAGGAACGCTATTCCACGCGCGGCCGCGCGCGGCTGTTTTTCGAGATGCTGAATGGCGAAGTGATCAGCGAGTCGCGCGATGCCGAGGCCGTCAAGGAATCGATGGACCTCTGCTTGTCGTGCAAGGGCTGCAAGAACGACTGCCCGACCCACGTCGATATCCCGAAATACCGCGCCGAATTCCTGCATCGCTACTATCAGACGCGCCGGCGCGCACCGATGGATGCGGCGGTCGGTCGGATCGGCAATTGGCTGCCCTTGGCCACGCGCGTCAGCGGCGTCCTGAACGGCGTAATGCGCAACCCTGTCGTCAAACGCGCGGCGCGGCGCTTCGGCCTCGCGGAAAACGCCCGCTTTCCCGATATCGCCGCGAAGGCCTTCCGTAACGGCGGCACGGCCAAGGGCCTGAAAGCCGATTGGTCCGATGGCTTTGCGCCGGGCGATGTCGTCGTCTGGACCGATACCTTCAACAACGGTTTCACGCCGCATGTGCTGGAAGCCGCCGTACAGGTCGTGCACGCCACCGGCGGCACGCCGCGCCTGACGCCGCGGCATGTGTGCTGCGGCCGTCCCCTCTATGACGTGGGCTTGCTCGATCAGGCGCGCACGCAATTGCGCGACATCCTCGACATGATGCAGGCGCCGCTCGCGGCGAATGTGCCGATCCTGGTGCTCGAACCCAGCTGTCTCTCCGTTTTTCGAGACGAGATGCGTGCCTTGATCGCCGACGATCCCCGCGCGGAAAAACTGGCGGCCGCCTGCATCACGATGGCCGAGTATGCGCAGCGGCACGGCGTGCGCGTCGATACGCCGGCCGATGACGCCGTGCATGTGCATCCGCATTGCCATCAACGCGCTTGCGGCGGTGCGGGTGCGGAAAAGCAGATTGGCGCGAAGGTGCTCGATACCGGATGTTGCGGCATGGCCGGGGCTTTCGGTTACCACGAAAAAACCGCGGCGGTGGCCCGGACCGTGGGCGAGCGCGAATTGTTGCCGAAGTTGACGCCCCTCCCGGCAGACAGCACGGTGGTCGCCGACGGCTTCAGTTGCCGTACCCAGATCAAACGCCTGAGCGGTCGTTCCGCGCGGCATCTGGCGGAAGTGCTGGCCGAGTCGCTGGCGAGCGCCGCCAAGACCGCCAAGACAGGCCACGCCGACGCGGCCACCGCGATCGACCAAACCGCTGGAGCCATCGACTCCCCTGCTGAAACAACGCTTTGA
- a CDS encoding helix-turn-helix transcriptional regulator, with amino-acid sequence MTTPLIRPELILSSDGPFLAAAELTQTESRTVHAHSHARGQLMGALNGLVSVGIERQQWVVPAIHAIWLPPHVAHSIRSYGPFSGWSVFIAEPRCQGLPSEPRALRTTPLLREAVRRAAQWQGADMAPAQVRIAEVILDEIAASQAEPLDLPSPRDATLVRITSALASDLSDPRGLEEWARWAGISPRTLSRRFLAETGLRFAQWRQQARLLRALELLADGVSVTAVALELGYDNVSAFIDMFKRATGTTPGRYAPTSSA; translated from the coding sequence ATGACCACGCCTTTGATTCGCCCCGAACTGATTCTCTCGTCGGACGGCCCGTTTCTCGCGGCGGCCGAATTGACGCAGACGGAATCGCGCACGGTGCACGCGCACAGCCACGCGCGCGGGCAGTTGATGGGGGCGCTGAACGGCCTGGTCTCGGTGGGTATCGAGCGCCAGCAATGGGTCGTGCCGGCAATCCACGCGATCTGGTTGCCGCCGCACGTCGCGCATTCGATTCGGTCTTACGGACCTTTTTCGGGATGGAGTGTGTTTATCGCGGAGCCGCGCTGTCAGGGTTTGCCGAGCGAACCGCGCGCTTTACGTACGACGCCGCTGCTACGGGAAGCAGTCCGACGCGCCGCGCAATGGCAAGGCGCCGACATGGCGCCGGCGCAGGTGCGGATCGCCGAAGTCATCCTCGACGAGATCGCGGCATCGCAAGCCGAGCCGCTCGATTTGCCGAGCCCGCGGGACGCCACGCTCGTGCGCATCACGTCCGCCTTGGCCAGCGATCTATCGGATCCGCGCGGGCTCGAGGAATGGGCAAGATGGGCGGGCATATCGCCGCGCACCTTGAGCCGACGCTTCCTCGCGGAAACGGGACTGCGGTTCGCGCAGTGGCGGCAGCAGGCGCGCCTGCTGCGCGCGCTGGAATTGCTTGCCGATGGCGTCAGCGTCACGGCGGTCGCGCTCGAATTGGGTTACGACAACGTCAGCGCCTTCATCGATATGTTCAAGCGTGCCACGGGGACGACTCCGGGACGTTATGCGCCGACGTCCTCGGCCTGA